From a region of the Coprococcus comes ATCC 27758 genome:
- a CDS encoding permease prefix domain 1-containing protein — MERRDYLELMTGQIRCRKMCPVIAREVEDHIEDQKQAFMAEGMTEEEAEKAAVEEMGDPVEVGVEMDQIHRPKMPWKAILVIALMEILSGIFAAFFLKQSESYGYVAGIRQIFRIAMAFPVMILVCYMDYSWIGKHARLFAGGYLLFMVLMRHFFVLQINGAARWIGVGGFSVSLSLMSWLFLPLYGAVLYRYRGEGYGAVLKAVVWMLPIVGFLITCPDSVMAGTVGLSCIFMLMLALEKGWYQVAVRKVMAGLGILTVGIPAGILAYFFFFGAEYQKMRIRAMFVLDKEAGRMKGTTLGAVRELLSRCMAVGRASGVDRFWAGDRISSADYMMLGIAGYFGILVMVLCIAVIAGLLCWFLRSTLKQKNQLGMMMGFGCVMVLTIQFLLSLLANIGISGIGQCAWCLFFGYGRSGQMVSAVLMGILLSIYRHQNVTPELVVEKRAAAS, encoded by the coding sequence TTGGAACGGCGTGATTATCTGGAATTGATGACCGGTCAGATCCGCTGCAGGAAAATGTGTCCGGTTATTGCAAGGGAAGTAGAAGATCATATTGAAGATCAAAAGCAGGCTTTTATGGCAGAAGGGATGACGGAAGAAGAAGCTGAGAAGGCAGCTGTGGAGGAGATGGGCGACCCGGTTGAAGTTGGTGTGGAGATGGATCAGATCCACAGACCGAAGATGCCGTGGAAAGCAATTCTGGTGATCGCTCTGATGGAGATCCTGAGTGGAATTTTTGCAGCATTCTTTTTGAAACAAAGTGAAAGCTATGGATATGTTGCAGGGATCCGGCAGATATTCCGGATAGCGATGGCATTTCCGGTTATGATTCTGGTATGTTATATGGATTACAGCTGGATTGGAAAGCATGCAAGGCTTTTTGCCGGTGGTTATCTTCTGTTTATGGTTCTGATGAGACATTTTTTTGTTCTTCAGATCAATGGTGCGGCAAGGTGGATTGGAGTCGGTGGCTTCAGCGTAAGTCTTTCACTGATGAGCTGGTTGTTTCTTCCATTATATGGAGCAGTGCTGTACCGGTACCGGGGAGAAGGCTACGGTGCCGTGCTGAAAGCTGTAGTCTGGATGCTGCCGATAGTAGGATTCCTGATTACCTGTCCGGATTCTGTGATGGCAGGAACGGTGGGACTTTCCTGCATTTTTATGCTGATGCTGGCGTTGGAAAAGGGATGGTATCAGGTTGCGGTCAGAAAAGTGATGGCCGGGCTCGGGATACTGACAGTCGGAATTCCGGCGGGGATATTAGCATACTTTTTCTTCTTTGGTGCGGAATATCAGAAAATGCGTATCCGGGCGATGTTTGTGCTGGATAAAGAGGCAGGAAGGATGAAAGGCACGACGCTTGGGGCAGTACGGGAACTGCTGTCGAGATGTATGGCAGTTGGACGTGCTTCCGGAGTCGATCGCTTTTGGGCTGGAGACCGCATCAGTTCTGCTGACTATATGATGCTTGGAATTGCAGGGTACTTTGGAATCCTTGTGATGGTACTTTGTATTGCAGTGATTGCCGGTCTGTTATGCTGGTTTTTAAGAAGTACGCTGAAGCAGAAGAACCAGCTTGGCATGATGATGGGATTTGGATGCGTGATGGTTCTGACAATCCAGTTTCTGTTATCACTGCTGGCGAACATTGGGATATCCGGGATCGGTCAGTGTGCCTGGTGTCTGTTCTTCGGATATGGACGAAGCGGTCAGATGGTTTCAGCAGTATTGATGGGAATTTTGCTGAGTATTTACCGGCATCAGAATGTAACTCCTGAGCTTGTAGTTGAAAAAAGAGCGGCGGCGAGCTAA
- a CDS encoding PadR family transcriptional regulator codes for MAVDKSLISGSTTLLILSLLEEKDMYGYEMIDTLKGKSNNVFELKAGTLYPLLHSMEEKGWLTVYEQEAGGKMRKYYRITRDGKKQYQAKKKEWKEYSEAILQVIGGVCFGTA; via the coding sequence ATGGCAGTTGATAAAAGTCTGATATCAGGGAGTACGACTCTTTTGATCTTAAGCCTCCTGGAAGAGAAGGATATGTATGGCTATGAGATGATCGATACTCTGAAAGGAAAGTCAAACAATGTATTTGAACTAAAAGCGGGAACCTTATATCCGTTACTGCATTCTATGGAAGAAAAGGGATGGCTTACCGTGTATGAGCAGGAAGCCGGTGGAAAGATGAGAAAGTATTACCGGATTACCAGAGATGGGAAAAAGCAGTATCAGGCAAAAAAGAAAGAATGGAAGGAGTATTCGGAGGCTATTTTACAGGTGATCGGAGGTGTGTGTTTTGGAACGGCGTGA